A region of Phalacrocorax carbo chromosome 7, bPhaCar2.1, whole genome shotgun sequence DNA encodes the following proteins:
- the P2RY12 gene encoding P2Y purinoceptor 12, which translates to MKASANFSFSRNNSNCTSDNKISQVIFPLLYTILFLVGITMNSLAMWVFFKISSKSNFIIFLKNTVISDFLMILTFPFKILSDAKLVSWVLRGFVCQVTQVVFYFTMYISILFLGLITIDRYQKASSPFRTSTPRSLLGAKILSTAIWISMVALSLPNMILTNKKKTPKNVKKCALLKSEFGLVWHEIVNYICQLIFWINLAIIVVCYILISRELYKSYKRTRCPGKAPKKTVNLKVFIIIAVFFICFVPFHFTRIPYTLSQTRAVFECSAQNTLFYLKESTLWLTSLNACLDPFIYFFLCKSFRKSLLDMLCKHTASSELRTRIKEQNEADDTDETPL; encoded by the coding sequence ATGAAAGCCTCAGCCAACTTCAGCTTCTCTAGAAACAACAGCAACTGCACCAGCGATAACAAAATCAGTcaagtaatttttcctttgctttataCAATTCTGTTCCTGGTCGGTATCACCATGAACAGCCTGGCAATGTgggtcttttttaaaatatccagtAAATCCAATTTCATCATCTTCCTCAAGAACACTGTCATTTCTGACTTCCTCATGATCTTgacttttccatttaaaatccTTAGCGATGCAAAGCTGGTATCATGGGTACTGAGAGGATTTGTGTGCCAGGTCACCCAGGTTGTGTTTTACTTCACCATGTACATTAGCATTTTGTTTCTTGGTCTAATAACTATCGATCGATACCAGAAAGCCTCTTCACCGTTCAGAACATCAACACCAAGGAGCCTTTTAGGTGCCAAGATCCTGTCCACAGCAATTTGGATATCAATGGTTGCTCTTTCATTACCCAACATGATTCTaacaaacaagaagaaaacacctAAGAATGTAAAGAAGTGTGCTCTCTTGAAATCTGAGTTTGGCTTAGTTTGGCATGAAATCGTAAACTATATTTGTCAGCTTATCTTCTGGATTAATTTAGCAATCATAGTTGTATGCTACATACTCATAAGTAGAGAACTGTACAAATCTTATAAAAGGACAAGATGCCCAGGAAAGGCACCCAAAAAGACTGTAAATCTGAAGGTTTTCATCATTATTGCGGTgttctttatttgttttgtgcCGTTCCACTTTACTAGAATCCCCTACACGCTGAGCCAAACAAGAGCCGTTTTTGAATGCTCTGCTCAGAACACCTTGTTTTACTTGAAAGAGAGCACGCTGTGGCTGACATCGCTAAATGCTTGCCTAGATCCATTCATatactttttcctttgcaaatcaTTTAGAAAGTCCTTGCTAGACATGCTGTGCAAGCACACAGCATCGTCAGAACTCAGAACACGGATAAAGGAACAAAACGAAGCAGATGACACAGACGAGACACCGCTCTAG
- the P2RY13 gene encoding P2Y purinoceptor 13: MEDFANESIGSNSSGAPSSAPCHRDTTVTHLVFPVLYTLVFLLGLVLNSLAFWAFFHIPSTSTFIVYLKNILVSDFIMTLMLPLKILTDSGLGPWQLKAVVCRFSAVVFYDTMYISIVLLGLIAFDRFLKIVRPFGKFWVQNLTSAKILAGLVWLFFFVLSLPNMILSNKKATPLSVKKCASLKNYFGLKWHEAINYICQFIFWTVLILMLLFYTIIAKKVYESYIKTQKKDNRSERRIKGKVFIIFTVFFLCFAPFHFSRVPYTLSQTTTRMDCRLQNQLFVAKESTLWLAATNVCMDPLIYMFLCKPFVEKVLCGRVKTFQKTVHTNSRTELDTRMSATES; this comes from the coding sequence ATGGAAGACTTTGCAAATGAGAGTATTGGCAGTAACTCCAGTGGAGCACCCTCCTCTGCACCATGCCACCGAGACACCACAGTCACCCACCTGGTCTTCCCAGTACTGTATACCCTTGTCTTCCTTCTGGGACTCGTACTGAACAGCCTGGCGTTTTGGGCTTTCTTCCATATTCCAAGCACATCAACTTTCATTGTCTACCTGAAAAATATCTTAGTTTCTGATTTTATAATGACCCTGATGCTTCCTCTGAAAATCCTGACAGACTCTGGCCTGGGACCATGGCAACTCAAAGCTGTTGTCTGTCGCTTCTCAGCCGTAGTATTTTATGACACCATGTATATTAGCATAGTGCTACTTGGTCTTATTGCTTTTGACAGATTTCTCAAGATTGTGAGACCCTTTGGGAAGTTCTGGGTGCAAAACCTGACCTCAGCAAAGATCCTTGCGGGTCTAGTCTGGCTCTTCTTCTTTGTTCTCTCTCTGCCTAACATGATCTTATCAAACAAGAAAGCAACGCCCCTATCTGTTAAGAAGTGTGCCTCATTGAAGAATTACTTTGGACTCAAATGGCACGAAGCCATCAATTATATCTGTCAGTTCATCTTCTGGACTGTTCTTATCCTCATGCTTCTATTTTATACAATTATTGCCAAAAAGGTATATGAGTCttatataaaaacacagaagaaagacaACAGAAGTGAACGAAGGATCAAGGGGAAAGTATTCATCATTTTTACCGTGTTTTTCTTATGCTTTGCCCCCTTTCATTTTAGCAGGGTTCCCTATACTCTGAGTCAAACGACCACCCGAATGGACTGCCGTCTGCAGAACCAGCTCTTTGTTGCGAAAGAAAGCACTCTGTGGCTGGCTGCCACAAACGTCTGCATGGACCCCCTGATATACATGTTCTTGTGCAAACCATTTGTAGAAAAGGTTTTATGTGGGAGAGtaaagacatttcagaaaacagttcaTACAAACTCAAGAACCGAACTGGACACACGAATGTC